The Saccharobesus litoralis genome window below encodes:
- the gnd gene encoding decarboxylating NADP(+)-dependent phosphogluconate dehydrogenase: MKDKSDIGLVGLAVMGENLVLNMASKGFTVTAYNRSYEKVEKFLSGRAAGKTIRGAKDIQELVASLATPRKVMLMVKAGQPVDDFIELLIPHLDAGDIIIDGGNTHYPDSNRRTEYLASKGLHYIGAGVSGGEEGALKGPSIMPGGAIAAWPHVKDIFQSISAKVANEQGELVVPCCDWVGDAGAGHFVKMVHNGIEYGDMQLICEAYQLMKEVLGLSADELHQVFADWNQTELDSYLVEITRDIFAYKQADGSPLVEDILDTAGQKGTGKWTGVTALDLGVPLTLIGEAVFARCISAQKAERVTAAKLIQGPAKQFTGDKAAFIEDIRKALLASKIVSYAQGYVLFKEAAKEFGWSLNYGAIALMWRGGCIIRSAFLGKIKEAFDQQPDLANLLLDPYFMDTVSSAQSSWRNVISTAVANGVPVPCLSSALTYFDGYRTERLPANLLQAQRDYFGAHTYERVDKPRGEFFHTNWTGRGGDTASTTYNV; encoded by the coding sequence ATGAAAGATAAGTCAGATATTGGCCTTGTAGGCCTAGCCGTAATGGGTGAAAACCTAGTACTCAATATGGCCAGTAAAGGATTTACGGTGACTGCGTATAACCGTAGTTATGAAAAGGTCGAAAAGTTTTTATCGGGTCGTGCGGCAGGTAAAACGATACGCGGAGCAAAAGATATTCAAGAGCTAGTTGCGTCATTGGCGACACCTCGTAAAGTGATGTTGATGGTGAAAGCTGGGCAACCGGTTGATGATTTTATTGAGTTGCTTATCCCGCATTTAGACGCGGGCGACATTATTATTGATGGTGGTAACACCCATTATCCAGACTCAAATCGTCGTACCGAGTATTTAGCTAGCAAAGGTTTACATTATATTGGTGCTGGGGTTTCAGGCGGCGAAGAGGGCGCTTTGAAGGGGCCTTCAATTATGCCCGGCGGAGCCATTGCTGCTTGGCCACATGTTAAAGATATTTTTCAAAGTATTTCGGCCAAAGTGGCTAATGAGCAAGGCGAGTTAGTCGTGCCCTGTTGTGATTGGGTTGGTGATGCCGGTGCCGGTCATTTTGTGAAAATGGTCCACAATGGTATCGAATATGGCGACATGCAGCTGATTTGTGAAGCTTACCAATTAATGAAAGAAGTACTGGGCTTATCGGCTGATGAATTGCATCAAGTGTTTGCGGATTGGAACCAAACTGAGCTTGATAGCTATTTAGTTGAGATCACGCGCGATATTTTTGCTTATAAACAAGCTGATGGTAGCCCGCTAGTTGAAGATATTTTAGATACTGCTGGGCAAAAAGGTACAGGTAAGTGGACAGGGGTAACTGCATTGGATTTAGGCGTGCCGTTAACCTTAATTGGTGAAGCGGTATTTGCGCGTTGTATATCGGCACAAAAAGCTGAACGTGTTACCGCGGCAAAACTGATCCAAGGTCCTGCGAAACAATTTACAGGCGATAAAGCCGCGTTTATTGAAGATATTCGCAAAGCGCTGTTGGCATCTAAAATTGTTTCTTATGCCCAAGGCTATGTTTTATTTAAAGAAGCCGCGAAAGAGTTTGGATGGAGCCTAAATTATGGCGCGATTGCATTAATGTGGCGCGGTGGTTGTATTATTCGTTCTGCGTTCTTAGGCAAGATAAAAGAAGCCTTTGACCAACAGCCAGATTTAGCCAATTTATTACTCGATCCGTATTTTATGGACACGGTTTCGTCTGCCCAAAGTAGTTGGCGTAATGTCATTAGCACCGCAGTGGCGAATGGGGTACCTGTACCTTGTTTAAGTTCAGCTCTAACCTATTTCGATGGTTATCGTACCGAACGTTTACCGGCCAACCTATTGCAGGCGCAGCGTGACTACTTTGGTGCGCATACCTATGAAAGAGTCGATAAACCACGCGGTGAGTTTTTCCATACGAATTGGACCGGACGCGGTGGTGATACCGCGTCAACTACCTACAACGTTTAA
- a CDS encoding tagaturonate epimerase family protein — MKKIAKYTMGVGDRFGHQAEAQLQAMIDAKEKFGLEVFPVWNKSNREHQIIGTVPQSLRDEADAAVKVKGWQLPYYVDADHIQLTTVDSFIDCSDFFTLDVAEQIGLAAPQADIDAFVAAQEKYLGELTIPGIDEAFSVTAETVESIAKEFLGAVKLAGQIYRKIADEKVGEFVTEVSMDECEDPQTPLQLFFILSAIAAEGIPAQTIAPKFTGRFNKGVDYVGDVVQFEKEFDQDLAVIDFAIKEFGLPETLKLSVHSGSDKFSIYPAIGRCLKKHNAGIHLKTAGTTWLEELIGLAEAGGEGLEIAKAVYAKSMDKFDELCAPYATVIDIDPAGLPAVADVQNWTGQQYANALRHDLAHPEYNPNLRQLLHVGYKVAAQMGDKYLNALKENKAIIDKNVTENILDRHLTRIFG; from the coding sequence ATGAAAAAAATTGCAAAGTACACAATGGGTGTTGGTGATCGATTTGGCCATCAAGCAGAGGCTCAATTACAAGCTATGATAGATGCCAAAGAAAAATTTGGCTTAGAAGTATTTCCGGTTTGGAATAAATCGAATCGTGAGCATCAAATTATAGGTACTGTGCCGCAAAGTTTACGCGACGAAGCGGATGCAGCGGTAAAGGTGAAAGGCTGGCAATTACCCTATTATGTTGATGCTGATCACATTCAATTGACGACTGTGGATAGCTTTATTGATTGCAGTGACTTTTTTACCTTGGATGTGGCTGAACAAATTGGTTTAGCTGCGCCACAAGCAGATATCGATGCTTTTGTTGCTGCCCAAGAAAAATATTTAGGTGAATTAACGATTCCAGGTATTGATGAAGCGTTTAGCGTGACAGCAGAAACAGTCGAGTCAATTGCTAAAGAGTTTTTAGGCGCGGTTAAATTAGCTGGACAAATTTATCGCAAAATTGCTGATGAAAAAGTCGGAGAATTTGTCACCGAAGTATCAATGGACGAATGTGAAGATCCGCAAACGCCATTACAGTTATTCTTCATTTTAAGTGCTATTGCGGCTGAGGGTATTCCAGCACAAACTATCGCGCCTAAATTCACGGGTCGCTTTAATAAAGGGGTCGATTATGTGGGTGATGTTGTGCAATTTGAAAAAGAGTTTGACCAAGATTTAGCGGTTATCGACTTTGCAATTAAAGAATTTGGTTTGCCTGAAACACTAAAATTAAGCGTGCACTCAGGCTCAGATAAATTCTCTATTTATCCTGCGATTGGTCGTTGTTTAAAGAAACACAATGCCGGTATTCACTTAAAAACCGCGGGCACAACTTGGTTAGAAGAGCTGATCGGCTTAGCTGAAGCGGGTGGCGAAGGCTTAGAAATTGCCAAAGCGGTTTACGCTAAATCAATGGATAAGTTTGATGAGTTATGTGCTCCTTACGCAACAGTCATTGATATTGATCCTGCTGGATTGCCAGCAGTAGCTGACGTTCAAAACTGGACAGGGCAGCAATACGCGAATGCTTTACGTCATGATTTAGCGCACCCTGAGTACAATCCAAATTTACGCCAGTTGCTACACGTTGGTTACAAAGTGGCTGCGCAAATGGGTGATAAATACTTAAATGCGTTAAAAGAGAACAAGGCGATTATCGATAAGAACGTAACAGAAAATATTTTAGATCGTCACTTAACCCGAATTTTTGGTTAA
- a CDS encoding urease accessory protein UreH domain-containing protein: MSMLESFAILTAGALMGLLHAFDADHVMAVSTLSQSKRKVATMIKFAAQWGCGHGLILLGLAIGLTVFNLHLPAAITQMAELMVGGVLIVLGLGLIWQINKGNLHLKRHQHGQRFHRHWVTQQSRLEKQIQTSRHDHKPILVGGLHGMAGSAPALALIPVAMQGQVVGAIIYMLMFSLGCLLGMTVFGLGFGQLNRMLYKYSQKAHQWFSQALGLCAATLGLVWILQ, from the coding sequence ATGTCAATGCTTGAATCTTTTGCCATTTTAACCGCGGGAGCCTTAATGGGCTTGCTCCATGCATTTGATGCTGATCATGTGATGGCGGTATCTACGCTGAGTCAGTCTAAGCGCAAAGTCGCAACCATGATCAAGTTCGCCGCGCAGTGGGGATGTGGTCATGGGTTGATCTTGCTGGGTTTAGCGATTGGTTTGACTGTATTTAATCTGCATCTACCCGCCGCTATCACCCAAATGGCTGAGCTTATGGTTGGCGGCGTGCTTATCGTTTTAGGCTTAGGTTTGATTTGGCAAATTAATAAAGGCAATTTGCATTTAAAACGCCATCAGCATGGTCAAAGATTTCATCGACACTGGGTTACACAACAATCTAGGTTAGAAAAACAAATACAAACAAGCCGTCATGATCACAAACCTATACTGGTTGGTGGGTTGCATGGTATGGCAGGTAGCGCGCCAGCACTGGCATTGATCCCAGTAGCGATGCAAGGCCAAGTTGTAGGCGCCATTATTTATATGCTGATGTTTTCACTAGGTTGTTTACTTGGCATGACAGTATTTGGTTTAGGCTTTGGCCAGCTAAATCGTATGCTTTACAAGTATAGCCAGAAGGCTCATCAGTGGTTTAGTCAAGCACTGGGTTTATGTGCAGCGACATTAGGATTGGTTTGGATTTTACAGTGA
- the larB gene encoding nickel pincer cofactor biosynthesis protein LarB: MKPFEWDSQRAERTGIAEAVFCAGKATADLDAIIAHNISVNNCIFLTRLSAQQFATLSHAHQAKLDFDPSSNTAILLTDAVSRNEQDNNLKPGVCIVAAGTSDISVAREAARTLQFNGYAAPLICDVGVAGLWRLTEKLPEIQKHKIIIAVAGMEGALFSVLAGLIHAPIIAVPSPVGYGVSAGGKAALESALASCAPGIVTVNIGNGFGAAVAAIKTLNMFEN; encoded by the coding sequence GTGAAGCCGTTTGAATGGGATTCACAGCGAGCAGAGCGTACCGGTATTGCTGAAGCCGTGTTTTGCGCAGGTAAAGCGACGGCGGATCTTGATGCGATTATTGCCCATAACATAAGCGTTAATAACTGTATATTTTTGACACGCTTAAGTGCCCAGCAATTTGCAACCTTGAGTCATGCACACCAAGCAAAATTAGATTTTGATCCAAGCTCAAATACGGCAATTTTGCTGACGGACGCTGTAAGTAGAAATGAACAAGACAACAATTTAAAACCTGGCGTTTGTATTGTGGCTGCGGGGACATCCGATATTTCGGTAGCACGTGAAGCCGCGCGAACTTTGCAATTTAATGGCTACGCTGCTCCTTTAATTTGCGATGTGGGTGTAGCAGGATTATGGCGTTTAACTGAAAAGTTACCCGAGATCCAAAAGCATAAAATTATTATCGCAGTAGCCGGAATGGAAGGGGCGTTATTTAGCGTGCTAGCAGGTTTGATCCATGCCCCGATTATTGCGGTACCAAGCCCAGTGGGTTATGGCGTATCTGCAGGTGGTAAAGCCGCTTTAGAAAGCGCACTTGCATCTTGTGCACCAGGAATTGTGACCGTTAACATTGGTAACGGGTTTGGTGCTGCTGTAGCGGCTATTAAAACCTTAAACATGTTTGAAAACTAA
- a CDS encoding adenine nucleotide alpha-hydrolase family protein, translated as MNTSDKIERLVAHLGTFPKMTIAVSGGIDSMVLSFIAHLYYPKSTTACHAHSPAVPQQAMKRIFDYTGRYEWNLKLVDAGEFADNNYLKNPINRCYYCKSNLYKRLSVANSGVVMSGTNTDDLSDFRPGLQAAEQQKVVHPYVDVGISKQDIYAIAKHLGLFDLQTLPSQPCLASRVETGIGILPADLKFIDKVESAVNAILESRHDVRCRMTYQGVILEMAPLPEGAIMADIQAVTKALCQRSGNLFSGIRLYQRGSAFVGKEAYREAV; from the coding sequence ATGAATACAAGTGATAAAATAGAGCGGTTAGTCGCGCATTTAGGCACGTTTCCTAAAATGACCATAGCGGTTAGCGGGGGAATAGACAGTATGGTGTTAAGCTTTATTGCGCATCTGTATTACCCTAAAAGTACGACTGCTTGTCATGCGCATTCACCCGCGGTACCGCAACAAGCAATGAAGCGAATTTTTGATTATACCGGACGTTACGAGTGGAACCTAAAGTTGGTTGATGCGGGGGAATTTGCGGATAATAACTACTTAAAAAACCCAATTAATCGTTGCTATTACTGTAAATCTAATTTGTATAAGCGTTTGTCTGTTGCTAATTCAGGCGTTGTTATGTCGGGTACCAATACCGATGATCTCAGCGACTTTCGTCCCGGTTTACAGGCTGCTGAACAACAAAAAGTGGTTCATCCTTATGTTGATGTGGGCATTAGCAAGCAGGATATATACGCCATCGCTAAACACTTGGGCTTGTTTGATTTACAAACGTTACCGAGTCAGCCTTGTTTAGCCAGTCGAGTGGAAACGGGTATTGGTATACTGCCTGCTGATTTGAAGTTTATTGATAAAGTAGAGTCTGCGGTTAACGCCATTCTTGAAAGCCGTCATGATGTGCGTTGCCGAATGACTTACCAAGGCGTTATTTTAGAAATGGCACCGTTACCCGAAGGGGCAATTATGGCCGATATTCAAGCGGTCACTAAAGCCTTGTGCCAACGCAGTGGTAACTTATTTAGTGGTATTCGCTTGTATCAACGTGGCTCAGCTTTTGTTGGAAAAGAGGCTTATCGTGAAGCCGTTTGA
- a CDS encoding gluconokinase, GntK/IdnK-type translates to MIYIVMGVSGCGKSSIGNRLAQALNVNFYDGDDFHPQANIDKMSQGIALQDEDRWPWLKRLADKMVLWNAQGGAVLACSALKQSYRDVLASTLTKQVTFVYLKGSQALIASRMAKRKNHFMPTELLNSQFAALQEPNNAIVADISQSPEVIVQSILESMKMTYPIHVVDTQQTINDQALVAILDQFIQQKAANAKRILILPPDITRFYSKAGFISAYLYEKLKDQADIYFLPALGTHEPMAEQEIDAMFGTDIPKERFLPHLWRQDVQKVGEISSERMLQLSEGKLDYSMDVAANKLLLDGNWDLIVSVGQVVPHEVIGMANYTKNILVGTGGADTIHKSHFLGAVYGMERIMGRVDTPVRKALNEGYDEFLRHLPIEFILTVLGNKNDKLALQGVFCGANQDTYEAAAKLSQQLNLNLLDKPINKAIVYLEPSEFKTTWLGNKAIYRTRMAMADAGELIILAPALHRFGEDLEIDRLIRKYGYKTTDETLAAVKANPELATNLSAAAHLIHGTADKRFNVTYCPGDGVSQQEIESVDYQYCHYDEMTKRYPIENLKDGWNTLPDGEEIFYVSNPALGLWSTKARFENE, encoded by the coding sequence GTGATTTATATTGTGATGGGTGTAAGTGGTTGTGGTAAGTCGTCAATCGGTAATCGATTAGCGCAGGCGCTCAATGTTAACTTTTATGATGGTGATGATTTTCATCCACAAGCCAATATAGACAAAATGAGCCAAGGTATAGCACTGCAAGATGAAGACCGCTGGCCATGGTTGAAACGCTTAGCAGACAAAATGGTGTTGTGGAATGCACAAGGCGGTGCAGTTTTAGCCTGTTCTGCATTAAAGCAAAGTTATCGTGATGTTTTAGCGTCGACCTTAACCAAGCAAGTGACATTTGTGTATTTGAAAGGCAGTCAGGCACTTATTGCGAGTCGTATGGCAAAACGTAAAAATCATTTTATGCCAACTGAGTTACTTAATAGCCAGTTTGCGGCATTGCAAGAGCCAAATAATGCCATTGTTGCTGATATTAGCCAATCACCAGAGGTGATTGTTCAATCGATTTTAGAGAGCATGAAAATGACTTATCCCATTCATGTTGTTGACACACAACAGACAATTAATGATCAAGCCTTAGTTGCTATTTTGGATCAATTTATTCAACAAAAAGCGGCTAACGCTAAGCGTATTTTAATTTTACCGCCCGACATTACGCGTTTTTACTCAAAAGCGGGTTTTATTTCTGCTTATTTATACGAAAAATTAAAAGATCAAGCTGACATCTATTTTTTGCCAGCCTTAGGCACTCACGAGCCAATGGCCGAGCAAGAGATAGACGCCATGTTTGGCACTGATATTCCCAAAGAGCGTTTTTTACCGCATTTGTGGCGCCAAGATGTGCAAAAAGTGGGGGAGATCAGTAGCGAGCGCATGCTGCAATTGTCAGAAGGCAAGCTCGACTACAGCATGGATGTGGCAGCTAATAAATTATTATTAGACGGAAACTGGGATCTAATAGTGTCGGTTGGCCAAGTGGTACCTCACGAAGTCATTGGTATGGCGAATTACACCAAAAATATATTAGTTGGCACAGGCGGAGCCGATACCATTCACAAATCTCATTTTTTAGGTGCGGTTTATGGCATGGAAAGGATCATGGGGCGCGTCGATACGCCGGTTAGAAAAGCGTTAAACGAAGGTTATGATGAATTTTTACGTCACTTGCCAATTGAGTTTATTTTAACCGTATTGGGCAACAAAAATGACAAACTTGCATTACAAGGCGTATTTTGTGGTGCAAACCAAGATACTTACGAAGCGGCAGCTAAGCTCAGTCAGCAGCTCAATCTTAATTTGTTAGATAAGCCGATTAATAAAGCGATTGTTTATTTAGAACCATCAGAATTCAAAACAACTTGGTTAGGTAACAAAGCGATTTACCGTACGCGTATGGCCATGGCTGATGCCGGCGAGTTAATTATCTTGGCGCCAGCATTACATCGCTTTGGAGAAGATTTAGAGATCGACAGGCTCATTCGTAAATACGGTTATAAGACCACAGATGAAACACTAGCCGCAGTAAAAGCCAACCCTGAACTGGCGACGAATTTGTCGGCGGCCGCACATTTAATTCATGGCACGGCGGATAAACGGTTTAATGTGACTTATTGTCCAGGCGATGGCGTTAGTCAGCAAGAAATTGAAAGTGTTGATTACCAGTATTGCCATTACGATGAAATGACAAAGCGCTACCCGATAGAAAATTTAAAAGACGGTTGGAATACTCTGCCAGACGGTGAAGAAATATTCTATGTCAGTAATCCTGCGCTGGGTTTATGGTCGACCAAAGCGCGATTTGAAAATGAATAA
- a CDS encoding LacI family DNA-binding transcriptional regulator, which yields MSDVKVTINDIARMAGVSKRTVSRVINNSDKVGKKTKELIDKIIAETGFVPDKQARGLASSRSYLLGLVYDNPDALYIDEVQRGVLDYCSNGGYELVVHPCSYKSEDLIANVLSFVKRSKLDGIVILPPASEIDELGATLDDNNIPYIRIVSGRSENAENFVVSNDGQAVFELVDFLITLNHEKIAMITGPMNYRSSKERFSGYKVATEKAKLNLPQNYVVEGTNQYISGIECANVLLDLPERPSAIIANNDEMAAGALKVAVAKGIKVPEELSICGFDDNLLASRIMPQLTTARRPVRQMAKAAAKKLIAKIENGNPSVIVEEVVVAPKVVIRESTAALSPKT from the coding sequence ATGAGCGACGTAAAAGTCACAATTAATGACATTGCCCGAATGGCTGGCGTTTCAAAACGTACGGTTTCTCGTGTTATCAATAATTCGGATAAAGTCGGTAAAAAAACCAAAGAGTTAATCGATAAAATTATCGCAGAAACCGGTTTTGTACCAGACAAACAAGCCAGAGGCCTTGCTTCTAGCCGCTCATATTTATTAGGTTTGGTTTACGATAACCCAGATGCTTTGTATATAGACGAAGTGCAGCGCGGGGTTTTAGACTATTGCAGTAATGGGGGGTATGAATTAGTTGTTCACCCTTGTAGTTATAAAAGTGAAGATTTGATCGCTAATGTCTTATCTTTTGTGAAACGCTCTAAATTAGATGGTATTGTCATATTACCGCCAGCCTCTGAAATAGACGAGTTAGGCGCAACCTTAGATGACAATAACATTCCTTACATTCGCATTGTGTCTGGCCGTTCCGAAAATGCCGAAAACTTTGTGGTGTCTAACGACGGTCAAGCCGTCTTTGAGTTAGTTGACTTCCTCATTACACTCAACCACGAAAAAATAGCCATGATCACAGGGCCAATGAATTATCGTTCATCTAAAGAACGTTTCAGTGGCTATAAAGTGGCAACAGAAAAAGCCAAGTTAAATCTCCCACAAAACTATGTAGTTGAAGGTACTAACCAATATATTAGCGGCATAGAATGCGCGAATGTGCTACTGGATTTGCCAGAGCGCCCTTCTGCTATCATCGCCAACAATGATGAAATGGCCGCCGGTGCATTGAAAGTTGCCGTAGCAAAAGGCATCAAAGTACCAGAAGAATTATCCATTTGTGGCTTCGATGATAACTTGTTAGCTTCACGTATTATGCCGCAACTAACAACAGCCCGCCGTCCCGTTAGGCAAATGGCCAAAGCCGCCGCTAAAAAGCTAATTGCCAAAATAGAGAATGGTAATCCAAGTGTGATAGTGGAAGAAGTCGTCGTCGCACCTAAAGTTGTGATCCGCGAATCGACCGCTGCGCTATCACCTAAAACGTAA
- the ahpF gene encoding alkyl hydroperoxide reductase subunit F: MLNNDILQALKTYTANMTKAVTLVVQTGEHAKKQELTEFLSQICSVSDKLSWQERNINLRSPISFALEVEQDNTQQNTGIVFSGIPAGHEFNSLVLAILQSSGTAIKLDNTLVNLVANINEPLHFEVFVSLSCHNCPDVVQSLNQFALLNPNISSEMIDGGLFQEVVEQRNIQGVPSVYVNGELFANGKIDTAQLVDKLIARYPDFVGSFNVEQLPEQDITVIGGGPAGVAAAIYAARKGLKVTMVADRIGGQVKDTVGIENLISVPKTTGTQLTSNMLAHMNDYDITKKEHVRITDIAAPPTGAKTLTLSSGEVINSKAIIVATGAKWRELGVPGEKENIGSGVAYCPHCDGPFFKGKDVAVIGGGNSGVEAALDLAGMVQHVTLFEFLPELKADKVLVEKAQANDKISIVTNAATKQIIADNGKVVAIEYIDRMTEQVLRKNLSGVFVQIGLVPNSEFLQGVVERTPYGEVVIDEKCQTSQVGIFAAGDVTTVPYKQIVIAMGEGAKASLSAFDYLLRSAD; the protein is encoded by the coding sequence ATGTTAAACAATGATATTTTACAAGCACTTAAAACATATACAGCAAACATGACAAAAGCTGTGACTCTGGTTGTGCAAACGGGAGAGCACGCCAAAAAACAAGAATTAACAGAGTTTTTAAGCCAGATTTGCTCTGTATCAGACAAGTTGAGTTGGCAAGAGCGAAATATTAATTTACGCAGCCCAATTAGTTTTGCCCTTGAAGTAGAGCAGGACAACACGCAACAGAATACCGGAATTGTGTTTTCTGGGATCCCTGCGGGTCATGAGTTTAACTCTTTGGTGTTGGCAATACTCCAATCTTCGGGAACCGCGATTAAGCTTGATAATACCTTGGTCAATTTAGTCGCGAATATAAACGAACCATTGCACTTTGAGGTGTTTGTGTCGTTAAGTTGCCACAATTGTCCCGATGTTGTGCAGTCGCTTAATCAATTTGCGTTACTTAACCCCAATATTTCCAGTGAAATGATTGACGGCGGCTTATTTCAAGAGGTCGTCGAACAACGCAATATACAAGGTGTACCGAGTGTTTATGTTAATGGTGAATTATTTGCTAATGGTAAAATTGATACCGCGCAACTGGTTGATAAATTGATAGCCCGTTATCCCGATTTTGTAGGGTCGTTCAACGTTGAACAATTGCCCGAGCAAGATATTACCGTAATAGGTGGCGGCCCCGCTGGTGTTGCCGCTGCCATTTATGCCGCACGCAAAGGGTTAAAAGTGACTATGGTTGCTGATCGTATTGGTGGGCAGGTAAAAGATACAGTCGGCATTGAAAACTTAATATCAGTACCGAAAACCACGGGTACGCAGTTAACCTCAAATATGCTGGCACACATGAATGATTATGACATTACCAAAAAAGAACATGTCAGGATCACAGACATTGCGGCACCACCAACTGGCGCTAAAACGTTAACTTTGTCTTCTGGTGAAGTAATTAATAGTAAAGCCATTATTGTGGCCACTGGCGCTAAGTGGCGTGAGCTAGGCGTACCAGGCGAAAAAGAAAACATTGGCTCTGGGGTGGCTTATTGTCCGCATTGCGATGGCCCTTTCTTTAAAGGTAAAGATGTGGCCGTGATCGGTGGCGGTAACTCAGGCGTTGAAGCCGCATTGGATTTAGCCGGTATGGTGCAGCACGTCACCTTGTTTGAATTTTTACCCGAGCTTAAAGCGGATAAAGTTTTAGTAGAAAAGGCACAAGCTAATGACAAGATTAGTATAGTTACCAATGCCGCCACCAAACAGATTATTGCTGACAATGGTAAAGTGGTGGCTATTGAGTACATTGATCGCATGACTGAACAAGTGTTGCGGAAAAACTTATCTGGCGTATTTGTGCAAATCGGTTTAGTGCCTAACAGTGAATTTTTGCAAGGGGTTGTCGAGCGTACACCATATGGCGAAGTGGTTATTGATGAAAAATGCCAAACTTCTCAGGTGGGTATATTTGCTGCTGGAGACGTGACAACCGTACCTTACAAACAAATAGTCATTGCCATGGGAGAAGGAGCCAAAGCCTCGTTATCTGCTTTTGATTATTTGCTTCGCAGTGCGGATTAA
- the ahpC gene encoding alkyl hydroperoxide reductase subunit C yields the protein MAQIGKVIPEFKAQAFHNGEFVEVTSESVKGKWGIFLFYPADFTFVCPTELEDMANHYAELQQLDVEVYAVSTDTHFSHKAWHDSSDAIGKIKFPMLGDQTGAITRGFDVMIEEDHMAHRGTFLVDPDGVIQVAHIHAGGIGRAAKDMVRNVKAAQYVRANDGEVCPAAWEQGQATLTPSLDLVGKI from the coding sequence ATGGCACAAATCGGTAAAGTTATTCCAGAATTCAAAGCACAAGCTTTTCATAACGGTGAGTTTGTTGAAGTGACATCAGAATCAGTAAAAGGTAAGTGGGGGATCTTCTTATTCTACCCAGCAGATTTCACGTTTGTCTGCCCAACCGAACTTGAAGATATGGCGAATCATTATGCAGAGCTACAACAGCTTGATGTTGAAGTGTATGCGGTTTCTACCGATACCCATTTTTCACACAAAGCATGGCATGATTCGTCAGACGCTATCGGTAAAATTAAATTCCCTATGCTAGGTGATCAAACCGGCGCTATTACACGCGGTTTTGACGTAATGATTGAAGAAGATCACATGGCTCACCGTGGCACGTTTTTGGTTGATCCAGATGGTGTCATTCAAGTGGCTCATATTCATGCCGGCGGTATCGGCCGTGCAGCGAAAGACATGGTGCGCAATGTAAAAGCAGCGCAATATGTGCGCGCTAACGACGGCGAAGTATGCCCAGCTGCTTGGGAACAAGGCCAAGCAACATTAACCCCAAGTTTAGATTTGGTTGGCAAAATCTAA